atttcaaggtgtgggaccggcacggctagggcatggccagccggctgacagacgcggtcccacatgcttatcccagttttatgtgattttatgtgttttctctgatttgaggggaatttcatgaaactggagagtttggtgaaattagggaactctcatgagagataaaataataataaaatagggaatgggagtgtgggaccggcatggctaaggcatggccggccggccaatgggcgcgggtcctaAGCcgctcttcccaattttatgtagttttgatgattttagctaactttcataaaataaaaaggatttgttgaaaaccaagatactttgttgaaatcagagagttttcatgaaatcaggaaacaaaacaccaaataataataatataataatggcatgtgggaccggctagggcatggccggccggccggctagagcccggtcccacaaattttctctaatttttgatattttgataaaatcatgtgattttagaaaaaaatacatgaaattaggtaattttatggaaaattcatgaaatcaagggaattttcataatttaagaggaaaataataaaataatggggacatgaggtgtgggaccggccacggccaaggcacgaCCGGCTGATGCTCgttcccgcaacacctttccctagttttattatttttgataaaatcatgtgattttagatgaaatacatgaaattaggcaattttatggaaaattcatgaaatcaagggaattttcataatttaagaggaaaataataaaataatggggacgtgaggtatgggactggccacggccaaggcacggCTGGCTgatgctcggtcccgcaacacctttccctaattttattatttttgataaaatcatgtgattttagaggaaatacatgaaattaggtaattttatggaaaattcatgaaatcaagggaattttcataatttaagaggaaaataaaaaaataatggggacatgaggtgtgggaccggccatggccacggcacggccggctggtgctcggtcccgcaacacctttccctaattttattatttttgataaaatcatgtgattttagaggaaatacatgaaattaggtaattttcatgattttagggaaaattatgaatatgaaattagatgcgggactggtcacggcatggccgaccggttggtgagcccagtcccctggcgcccctgttaatattttattatttttccttcctattttgcataggttcctcatcCATTCGTATCTTTTGAAATGCTCAtttgtgcattcaaaatgctagtTTGTGCATCgtttgttaagtacacttgcaccatttttgtcagggcttattcgatgcttagACGCCTGTCTcgttgagtatttatcactaacccttggaattctgctgggaagaaccacgaattgaagtgacgaaatataacgaagaatcgtagaatattgctggatattcaggcgattaattgacgattcatagaatattgctgaatattcaggtgatggctcgtagaatattgctggatgttcagacgatttaagataattaattgccggctctatactagaagggcttcctgtctaggagcattaattatctgagggttgagcaatatgaacttgctgtagtatcatattcctcttgcatagtcggggaaaatctgattacatcccgaagacgttggcgctctatactagcaggcatgttgtctagaaGCCgcctaatctttcgattctacacagtacgagatgtgccgtggtctcagctgagagactacaaatCTAAATCTTCCCTGAgaaactttctccatcagaggtggcatgagctttcatgcataaagacatgagtctcgatactcatccgattgtcggatctggagtaattactgaaattgctcagtattcatgggatatgccgtggtctcagctgagagactacacatctacatgtactctgagagacatccttctcagtcagagatttatggcatgagctttcatgctttaatgagagacatgagcctcaatactcatctggttaccgaatctggagtatagttttacaattctaccctttgtcgaaaatccaccatctacattaagtcccctgcttagtgaggaacagtcatgttcctcagtcagcattgaatggtgattttccgggtacaacaaaaataagtaattgaacttagtcagagGATAAtacattaccggatttcgactgaatgagcagaccatggtttgagcgaaaaccccagtGACATAATAGAGCATcgtccagtgaacataaattagtgtagaaccgctgattcgatttTGGaatcatttttgcagacgctgatgtgagcacctTTGTTATGCTTTAATTTCACTGCTTTGATGAAATTTGCACCTTTGAATGATATTCTGAAGTAAAAATATCACATGGATGCCGCACATACTTTGCAGAGATGTCAAACGGCGGTTATGAGACTCCTTcagttgatgaagaggaagaagcggTGACTAAGAGTTCTCCAAATGCGAATGACAAATTCTTCTTGGTCAAATATAAACCCGAAAAACGGCATCCAAGTTCGAGCATTGTAAAGTCCCATgtatctttggtgagttgttagcgctcctcacatcatgactttttcttgtccgtgcaattaggatcacgagaccaaggttttttattcctttgcagaactttgctccgtcaagtattgacggtcttcaattctgTGTTGCTGGGAAGACGGTTTCAGActcgagtgttgaagaagaggctgaagtaagtatttcttcatataACTTCGTAGATAAGATGCTCATtgttgataatatgtccaggaggatgtctccatGGAAGTAGAGAGTACCGGTGATGCTCGGTCGGAGAATGACGATAAAGAAAACTCCTAAagctcaaaaccgaatgaaagtaatgttgttgttgatattgagacaagcaattctggttctttgaacgcttcagagcccacccaagtaagtatttatctTGAATTTTATCCATAGAAGCATAAAATTGTTGATTCATGAAtgcatgaatgagaatccatgtgaatatatgaaaagcttttccgaaatacgtcaccagaaaattcaaaaCTTAGTTGTTTagcaaaaatgttgtagaatcttcgtacgATATCAGATTTTCGCATCcacccatgtatccttatgcccaagaaatttccaagatttagcaaagaagctttttaagtgtTGAGCACGTCCAAGGCCTAAAAAAGGCAAAATAGTAAACTTCAAGGAGACTTTctgaactttttcagactgtacgtTGTCTAATGTTTTGACcgcatctccttgctcgttcatcggattgttatgaaattttgaaatgtggtagaggacatccatgcgaatataatggtatataactcatcctcaaatttcttgtaGATTGATCCCAGTTAGTCATCTTGCACAGGGCATAGTAAAGTCTCTTCAGACGAGTTTgacgtaaaacgtattttcatgactttcatgctatttgctcgtgcctcgagtgtataatgatgaaccCTGATGATGTTGGACTGCTTGTATAATGTATTTTTATGATATCATTTGGTCTCATGTTTAGATCGCTCTAACCTCATGTGATCTtcatattaggtgccaaataccgaagttgaggatattgaaaccaataaggataactcgagcTGTTCTGGAGtttttgatgaagagacaaccatccctgcacttcaaggccatgagaaggttgtcactgaagttatggaaacttcgattgttgctgcttcagtgatagaagaaaccgagccaccagcagagaatactgaagaaactgttgccctgattgtagaGGCTGCCCTAGTAATTGAGAATCGTGTAgcggtgtattaacacccaagtgcAGGGTTGTTTTGGTCCTCCATTCGATACATCACTCCCATAACACGAACTGGTTGGTGGAGGATTTCAATgctattgattcatttgagatcaggaccctttgattagtacatgagcatggtgcttgcaccCATCTTGTCTTTCTCAACCGTAAAACATCACgtttgaaaccctggtcacgggaccatagctgaggtttcTTTCGAGAGGgtatgatgtaatgaccatggtttcatgtcccgacgGTAGCatcacttttatgatgaatgattatcacAAGAGAGTCTGGCGCCACGAGTCTTAGACTGTGAAACTGTTCGTCATGATCagcggaccgtcagtccccagtattttgtaaaatctctccttttcgttttctcttcttctagcaagacttggatagaggacccaggtagaaaaatttatgtgaagacctaggtggtcgaagttggaggtaccgtgATGAAGTACTtaatggaaagacctggtggacaccgatcgactgtggaagttatgaatcccgtctaagaattgctgcttgcatgtggtacgctctagaagctgtaggaacctcatacgacgtcgaaatttgatgcttgaccctaaATTTTGAAGCTAAAAGACTGAGTTATCTAATGAggcaagaatcactcaatttggagttataGAGGTCATCCaaagaagcgtgcacatttgtaatttgtaatcccgtacaaattttttcagatttcgtagacctgacggtaaagaccatatctttcagctcgtatgtctgattaatgctcccttttggtatgttgtagaagattcatagacgaacatcttttgttgaggaagcattgtttcattcctcacccattggtaggtttttgcaaacccatgtcctggagtgtgttgtatctcatttgtagaggtgatgagaacatcttgtagaagactttggattatgcccaccagtcgtgacggctttgggaagactttcatgtgagcatgttatcaggtctgcatattttgatatgaatcattggttcttagagaagtccgcttcatgtgtaacgcttcatagaatgattagttgatgaagccctgaggatgttgctcatgagaccgttgttggtgctgaaaccatgaatgattacgctccagatatccttgtcgatgctaagaTCATGGATGATGTTCCTATAGAGATTATTGttaatgctgataccatggttgaagttgttccatagaccgaaaaggctagtatcttttctcctccatccagtgagccttttacattcacgaattagttgatgagttgagcgtccctaagatgaaggtgtactgacaGTTCAACTTAAATGCTCCTGAGACATAACTCAGGTTTCCCAgggtatgttgaaggagttagttccattcatgtatgaatgatgttacaTCTGCTTcataagtcttatcatgggataatgaagacttatcgattgtagtttactttaatcgtgatggtgttgaatcaatgtatcATCattgagatatttgtgctgaagctgtactctttgattgggagtacaatatGATGGCTCCATAGATGCTTGAGCATTGAGgcatatattccttaagcattgaatgtcttaggggtttgatcatctcggacctggagtatcttctgttgattcagcatccctttcgttgcagtagtgggatgtGACACTTGtgaagacatcagagctttctgattttttggaacacatggacttgcaggagaaacgcccaaagtgttctttgccatgcttggacgtcagtaatgaatgtttcagtgcttgatccggagaaacgtcagattcaaccacttggtaaaatactaatgcggtgaagctaccattcataacatcTTGTAGAATTgatagcataattaagtccccatgctaggataacatgtgggtAAATAAATGACATGGACAtaaaatgagactttcctgagtgcggaacctcttgatgaatgtctatgcatcttttgcaggttcttgcttcaacctcgtcaaagtttgaaattcctcaaagtactatgatgatggaatgtccgtcaaatcttctggattagaaatttcttcgttggagagatatgtaaccaaaggcgctttgtaagtacccatcttttcaacaTGGATctacgctcgtctgaaggacatgtcatatcccggatcttcctgattatgtgaaacttggtttctgtccaggttgaactcatgttcactttgatagtgatgtagccataagtatttccgagcgctccttcaaggtctctgattgagatgggagcatgagtaactTATTGTCAAGTGATGCTTGTGGATCTGAtgattttcagtggaatgttgttgatggcgttgtcagcatcgatcaacgttcttccaaattcgtttcttctgagattgactgtggtaagcagtccccagtcgtacatctcttgatcTATGGCTGGAGACTCAAGAAGTATTTTTCGGAATGgtcttcttgacacgatgtggttcagtactgtgaacatgtctcccctttgtgcttttgacagatagagcaattaacagacatgctctatcaatgactgaaccgcttccttgattggtgcttcagaaatggagaaagtcctgacatgaagaggatctctgtgtactccttcggctccaaggttaagttctcctgactcaactttttctctgaatatgcgtttcaaaactttacagctacttgtggggtgattaacgaacctgtggaatcggcagtaacgaggattttccatgtcttcctcagttgggtgtctcctgacatatggcaatttgattgcaccatcttggatccaggtgtctaatagttcgagcacttctccaatggggagaggaaaatcaggtgcatcatcaggagcttcTGTGCGGTGTCCAGGAGCCTGTATCTCTGGCTTGtacttcttttgcgtctttggaggagctgcaatatgcttgttcggggattctgccttgcgcttcctcccttcaacaacaacttttgtagaggactgcaggttgtactTCTTATTGATCAAGCATCTGCTTCCTCGAGtatcacgtgattcctcagtctttctGGACTTTGCTCTTTATAAcggagcaggtgcagtggttgctgatctcttcgcggcctcgtgaagttctgagaaagtctggaaccgaagattctccagtagagctctgtagaccgggagcatgccattgatacacaaatctaccagctgctgctctgtgatatttgggtcatgacagtccagggcctggactctgaatattttcacgtaatcattgggattctcactgaccctctggaacattcttccaggatcagagagagtgacttgctctgaaacgaaaaagtacttcctgtagaaggagttgatcatttctccccaattgttgatagtcccctgtgcgatgttgttgtaccaggtgtatgctctgcctttcaaggattttgaaaactccttgaggcgatcaacatggttatgttcatgctctcccaaggctttgaggaaacgagagacatgttctcgagcattgccaatTCCGTCATACatagtgaaagttggagaaatgtaaccttttggaaggggaatcctctgcgtagcggcaggataaggaggttgatgacgatggacatgtgatgtcttgtcttttccacggttctccagaaggcggtccacgtcttcccgagtaatgaaatttgatggttcctttgctgatgaatctaCAGCTTTgcaagtttcatcatcatccattgTATGGATttggattacttcaggatcaacaacctctgaggatttctccttctcttttccattttattgagtcttctctgtcatcttatcagtaatagttttgagataattacacagatccttctgtgtagcagccatgtcagtctgattctttgcgagagtctcctgcactttgataagatcaacaatggtaggtggtggatttcgtatgacttcttcagggtgtcgaccgaacaggggatgaccttcaacgtgaggaggagtaatgtcaccaccgtcagtgttggtggacggaatcgtttccgggatattctgattgtcattgttgttgttactagtactagcgtcgtttgtgttggaacctgtaactaacccagacctaagaccagccatcttgtgaaatcgcgagattgcaactgagagattaatctctcactatggtcgccaatctgtgagtggggaaaaacgatttgctggtttttacggaattgaagagtcgaccgtgtggagactccttgaaccgagcaaaatgttgaacctcacgcagatgcactgcaagaaggaagtgctttaagttcgagagatgaatctgtaagaccccggcctaaaccaagaacaatggacgttccagagtcaattcgtcacaagagatgatgggttgatctgtaggagggaagctgagaaacgcgtgagatcaatggtgatctgagattgtaggtgtgttgtgaattcagcgtgaaaatgctctgaatgattgaattttactcaattgagagtaatttctgtgagttcgtgtagaagacagattgtctgtatgaattttgatgagaaattgcttgttttggcgaaatgttgttcgaatgttcgaaaactgttgtcctttcaatcaggattcagagacattttataatgccggagttgaaaacaccatgatcccatgaagtgtgacagttgctggaatcagagagtgggaagtgggaaatcgtgtttaaaaccaattactcatcgtgcggagacttggttaacttttcacccactacttttctgcctattccaactgattgcacgactcgctcacattctcatcgtgggtgaacacacgtgccgtggaccgcaagaccaaaaccctaattaatatcccccatgtgacacgactgAAATCTCGTGAtggtggagtcagttgctgactttatgggacgatgagtccatgtagtgctGAGTTAAACATAATtagaaaatgttctgaaactcgtgaatttaatatgtctgctgagacgaggtatcgttataacctaagacgagcaaactgcgttgttgaattgttgaatattgatagttgaaccaatattcttttgatctgagcaaatattgctagtctgagagaATATTGCCAGTTTGAGTGAATGTtgtcggttcgagcgaatattgctattttgagaaaatattgctcgtttgatgaattattggtagcagaaccaaataaaatattaatttaaattactgactgctgggtcgagaaaaataaatgagaatgttgatcatggaatcaacataaaattatcagtgtttgaatctgctcagaatcacgtttctgcaaagctctggattcaaaaccctaattttaccgaaatgatgatttattgcaaataaacacaggaccggctacatgggatgacgggttcaccatataacgcccagatgctcaaatgagcaaaaataccaaagtctcttgaggaccagttggtgaaatcatgattaaatgctggtttaaccatttattaaaataatgctcgtgtgagcgacaaataataaaacctggtgtagaaaatatgagggacccgccaagaggtcatgggaccggctcctggtggccgtgggaccaatagatggtcgtttgagcaaacttccaattgtttggaaagagtttgaacctaatatgagcaactgagtaaattaggttaaaatcattaaagcatgtgggaccagctgtttgcaagcctcagggtcacccttggtcggtcaaggggatgtgcccgtgtcaccatgatgttcgcgcttcagtcctgagaattttgatattttctggtgcacgtttgacatttggagaaaatatgcaaaatccatggttttgctgaaactgggaaaagtacatgagatgatgtaaataataaataaaacatgggatttcaaggtgtgggaccggcacggCTAGAGCATGGACAGCCGGCTGACAGACACGGTCCCACATACttatcccagttttatgtgattttatgtgttttctctgatttgagggaaatttcatgaaactggagagtttggtgaaattagagaactctcatgagagataaaataataataaaatagggaatgggagtgtgggaccggcatggctaaggcatggccggccggccaatgggcgcgggtcctaAGCCGCTCATCCCAATTTTATgtagttttgatgattttagctaactttcataaaataaaaaggatttgttgaaaaccaagatactttgttgaaatcagggagttttcatgaaatcaggaaacaaaacaccaaataataataatataataatggcatgtgggaccggctagggaatagtcggccggctagagcccggtcccacaaattttctctaatttttgatagtttgataaaatcatgtgattttagagaaaatacatgaaattaggtaattttatggaaaattcatgaaatcaagggaattttcataatttaagaggaaaataataaaattatggggacgtgaggtgtgggaccgtccacggcgaaggaacggccggctggtgctcggtcccgcaacacctttccgtaattttattattttagataaaatcatgtgattttataggaaatacatgaaattaggtaattttatggaaaattcatgaaatcaagggaattttcataatttaagaggaaaataataaaattatggggacgtgaggtgtgggaccgtccacggcgaaggcacggccggctggtgctcggtcccgcaacacctttccctaattttattattttagataaaatcatgtgattttataggaaatacatgaaattaggtaattttatggaaaattcatgaaatcaagggaattttcataatttaagaggaaaataataaaacaatggggacgtgaggtgtgggaccggccacgaccaaggcacggccggctggtgctcggtcacgcaacacctttccctaattttattatttttggtaaaatcatgtgattttagaggaaatacatgaaattaggtaattttatggaaaattcatgaaatcaagggaattttcataatttaagtggaaaataataaataatggggacgtgaggtgtgggaccggccacggcacgGCACGGCCAACTGGTGCTCGGTCcggcaacacctttccctaattttattatttttgataaaatcatgtgattttataggaaatacatgaaattaggtaattttatggaaagttcatgaaatcaagggaattttcataatttaagaggaaaataataaaataatggggacgtaaGGTGTGGGACCTGCCACGGCCAAGGaacggccggctggtgctcggtcccgcaacacctttccctaattttattatttttgataaaatcatgtgattttagaggaaatacatgaaattaggtaattttatggaaaattcatgaaactaagggaattttcattttttaagaggaaaataataaaataatggggacgtgaggtgtgggatcggccacggccaaggcacggccggctggtgctcgctcccgcaacacctttccctaattttattatttttgataaaatcatgtgattttagaggaaatacataaaattatgataaaatatgaaattgaaCGCGGGACTGGCCACGGAATGACCGGCcggttggtgagcccagtcccctggcgcccctgctaatattttattatttttccttcctattttgcataggttcctcattcattcgtatcttttgaaatgctcgtttgtgcattcaaaatgctggtctgtgcatcgtttgttaagtacacttgcaccatttttgtcagggcttattcgatgcttagACACCTGTCTcgttgagtatttatcactaacccgtggaattctgctgggaagaaccacgaattgaagtgacgaaatataacgaagaatcttAGAATATTGCGGATATTCAGGCGACTAATTGACGATTCATAGaacattgttggatattcaggtgATGGCTCgcagaatattgctggatattcagacgatttaagataattaattgccggctctatactagaagggcttcctgtctaggagcattaattatctgagggttgagcaatatgaacttgttggagcatcatattcctcttgcatagtcggggaaaatctgattacatcccgaagacgttgtcgctctatactagcaggcatgttgtctaggagccgtccaatctttcaatTCTACACAGTACGAaatgtgccgtggtctcagctgagagactacacatctaaatCTTCCCTGAgaaactttctccatcagaggtggcatgagctttcatgcatagagacatgagtatcgatactcatccgattgtcggatctggagtaattactgaaattgctcagtattcatgggatatgtcgtggtctcagctgagagactacacatctacatgtactctaagagacaaccttctcagtcagagatttatggcatgagctttcatgctttaatgagatacatgagcctcaatactcatccggttgccgaatctggagtatagttttacaattctaccttttgtcgaaaatccaccatctacaatatcaGAAATGGAGAAATAGGTGTGATACACAAATGTGAAAGTAAAAGGTTCACCATCAGTATTGGTATTTCTGATGCGGGATGTTTGCATCAACTAACCACCAGGCCCCAGAGTTAATCTGCAATGACAAAAAAACTACCAAGTCAAATTCCATCATATGGAAAAACTGAATAAACGGTAATCCCGAAGCAGAAAAATCACACTTTCTGCGAATCAATTAAGGGATATCAAGCAACATAGTGATCTGCAAGTAAAAGCTAACTAATATTTACCATAAGATAGAAGCAATCGAACAAAGCCTCATCAGATCCCTGGAAGAGAACAATATAATCAAGTtatacaattagattaaaaaATTCGCAGCAAGAGTCTTCAAAAGAACACAAAGTATAATTAAAGATCCACCACAGAATTATCTAAAACCACTTGCTAAGTTATCTTGTGAGTGCACTCACGAAAGAAGACAAACTGCAAAAGAGAAAACTAATACGTCATAGACCAACAACCATCCTAGAACCAGCAGAAAAACCCAAAAATGCAAGTGGAAACTAGACCCAGAATGTCGTTTCCAATTGACCAGCTCCTTAATAGACTAAAAGTCCTAAAACCTAAGCTCATATTATCAGATACAAGAAGAAAGATGTAAATCCTAAGACGTGTCGTTTTTTATTTGCTTAAAATGCAGTTAATTTTTTCTGACCTCTTGCAATACTCGCGTGAAACTCCACCAGAAGTTTAAGATCCTCCTCTTTAACAAGTAAATGCTGAACCAGTATTTCCCGGCTTTCACTTCTTGCAACACCTCTTCCACTGCTTCCGGAACTACAAGAGGTTGTAGACAGACACATACACACTCAGAGCTTGAACCTATACAAAGTGCACAATCCATCAAGCTTTTTATGAGGTAATAGATACACAGAAACACTCATATTTCATACTAATTACATGAAGAACCAAAAATATAATACCTAACATGAAGGTTTTACGAGGCCGATAGGGAATCATTAACATGGAAGAAGGAAAAAACAATAGAGCTGAATCACACAATTGAGGATTCCAAGGCTGAAAGAACCCAACGCCAAAGTGCTCATGTCAACAACCTTGCGAAATCCTGGAAAAAACATGGAATTGGAGATGATGCAAGTTAAAACAAGTAGGAAATATCTTGGTTAGAACCATGGGCTACTTACAGGTAA
Above is a genomic segment from Papaver somniferum cultivar HN1 chromosome 10, ASM357369v1, whole genome shotgun sequence containing:
- the LOC113317768 gene encoding uncharacterized protein LOC113317768, which encodes MLMIPYRPRKTFMLGSSSECVCVCLQPLVVPEAVEEVLQEVKAGKYWFSIYLLKRRILNFWWSFTRVLQEGSDEALFDCFYLMINSGAWWLVDANIPHQKYQY